Below is a window of Hyphomonas neptunium ATCC 15444 DNA.
GCGGTGCTCTCCGGGGCAGCGGGCTATATCGGCATGCTGGTTTCGGTGCGGGCAAACGTGCGCACGACGGAGGCGTCACGCCACGGCCTGAATGAAGGCCTCAAGATGGCGTTCAAGTCCGGCGCGGTCACGGGCATGCTCGTGGTTGGCCTCGCGCTGATCGGCATCGTTGGCTATTACGGCCTGCTGACCGGGCCGCTGGGGCTCAGCCTCGGGGACGAAGACCAGAAGCGCGAAATCATTGACGCGCTGGTGTCGCTGGGCTTTGGCGCCTCGCTGATTTCGATCTTCGCCCGTCTGGGCGGAGGTATCTTCACCAAGGGCGCAGACGTTGGCGGCGACATGGTCGGCAAGGTTGAAGCCGGCATTCCCGAGGACGATCCCCGCAACCCGGCAACGATTGCCGATAACGTGGGCGACAATGTTGGCGACTGTGCCGGCATGGCGGCGGACCTGTTCGAGACCTATGCAGTGACCCTGGTGGCCACGATGGTGCTTGGCGGGATCTATTTCGCAGCCACGCCTTACATCGCCGAGATCATGATGCTGCCCCTCGCCATCGGCGCGGTGTGTATCGTTACCTCCATCATTGGCTCTTTCTTTGCCACCCTGTCCAAAGGGTCCACCAATGTCATGGGCGCGCTCTACAAGGCGCTCAACGTGACCGGCGTGCTCTCCATTGGCGGTCTGGCCATTGCCATTCATACCGTCCTTCCGGGCGGTCTGGGCGGCACGCTGGAAGGCGCGGGCGCCTTGCTCGGTCTCGTCGATCCTGCAACCGGCCAGGCAGCAGATATTACGGGCTGGCACCTCTTCGCCTGCGGCGTGGTGGGTCTGTTCGTCACCCTGCTGATCGTTGTGATCACGGCCTATTACACCGAGACGAAGTATCGTCCGGTGCGCTCCATTGCGAAAGCTTCGGAGTCCGGCCACGGCACCAACGTCATTCAGGGTCTGGCCGTTTCGCTGGAAGCGACTGCTCTGCCAGCGCTGACCATCATTGGCGGCATCCTGCTGACCTACAACCTGGCAGGTCTCTATGGCATTGCCATTGCCACCACGACGATGCTGGCGCTGGCTGGCATGATCGTGGCGCTCGACGCATTTGGTCCGGTGACGGACAATGCGGGCGGTATTGCCGAAATGGCAGAACTGCCTTCTGAGGTGCGCACCACCACAGACGCGCTGGACGCTGTCGGCAACACGACCAAGGCGGTTACCAAAGGCTACGCGATCGGCTCTGCCGGTCTCGGCGCACTGGTGCTGTTTGCGGCGTATGCAGAGGATTTGAGTTACTTTACCGCTCGTGCGACAGAGGGCTCGTTCTTCTACAACATCACGGTCGACTTCTCGATTGCCAATCCCTACGTCGTGGTTGGTCTGCTGTTCGGCGGCCTTTTGCCGTTCCTGTTCGGTGGCATGTCGATGATGGCTGTGGGCCGCGCGGCGCAAGCCGTCGTTGAAGAGGTTCGCCGCCAGTTCCGCGAAATGCCGGGCATCATGAAGGGCGAAGTAAAGCCCGATTATGGCCGGGCCGTGGATATGCTGACACAAGCGGCGATCAAGGAAATGATCATTCCTTCGCTTCTGCCGGTGCTGTCTCCGATCATTCTGTTCGGTGTCATCCTGGTGATCGGCGGACCGGGCGAGGCGCTTGCCTCGGTCGGCGCAATGCTGCTGGGCGTGATCGTAACCGGCCTGTTCGTTGCCATCTCGATGACCTCGGGCGGCGGCGCATGGGACAACGCCAAGAAGTATATCGAAGACGGCCATCATGGCGGCAAGGGCTCTGAAGCCCACAAGGCCGCTGTGACGGGCGACACGGTGGGTGATCCCTACAAGGACACTGCCGGCCCCGCCGTGAACCCGATGATCAAGATCACGAACATCGTGGCCCTTCTGATGCTGGCGGTTCTTGCCGGACACTGAGTGTCAGAGGTGAATTCAATGAAAACTCCCGGAGGCGACTCCGGGAGTTTTTGTTTGTGCGCCGCTCATATCGGCAAATCCTATAGGGGCGCGGTTTCGTTTCTATTGGGCGCCGGCTCCGGGCGCCCTATTGTCCGCCTCAAAGCAGCGCCAGTGCGATCAGAACGCTGCGCAGGGAGGTTCAGCAGGACAATCAGGCCTCCGGTAGGGGCGCGTTGACACGCCAAGCGTCACACGATGCCCCGGTGGCCACTGGGAGCCATCGATTGACCGACTGAACGAAGAAGGCCGCAGCCGGGTTTCCAGCTGCGGCCTTTGGATTCCGGTATTGGATGAACGCCTAGCGGCGGCCGGTCGGGTTGCCCGGTGTCGTTTCATCCGTGTTGGGCAGGCGGACGGCGCCCACGGTGCCGAAGATCTGTTCCCAGAAGCCAAGTTCGCGGCCACGTGTGGGCGTCTCGCGCGAGGCATAGGAGACGATCTGGCCGTCGGTGACGCTGTACTTCACAACCTCATCGACCGCGTCATCTTCGCTGAAACTGATCGCAATGATGCTGCGCTCGACCACCTTGGGCCGGTAGAAGGCGAAGCGTTCCTGGATGTCGGAATAATAGAACCAGATATTGGTATCGAAGAGACCTTCGGTGGAAGGCGAGCCGAGCTGGGCCAGCACGGTCGAGCGGGTGTCATCGCCCGGCTTGATGTCGATAGGCTGGACTTCATCTGCGATGTAGCCGTGGAAATCCCGCGCCGGGCTCAGACAGGCTGTCAGCGGCAGTGCGGCAAGAAGGCCTGCGGCCACAAGAGAAAGACGCGCCATGTATGGCTCCTATAGGCTTTGACCGCAGACCTAGCGACAGGTAACCGGGCTTGGCAAGCATTGGAGTACAGGGTTGATCGCTTTTTCAGGCAGCTGGTTCCGGCGGCGCTCCGCGCTCAAAAAGGTTGTGGCGGAGGCATATGGCCGTCTGGCGCGCGAAGCGCTGATGCCGGTGCACTATGAGGCGCACGGTGTTCCGGACACTTTTGAGGGCCGCGCGCAGATGGTTACGGCCATGACGGCCCTTGCCTGCAAGCGATTTGCCGATGTGGGCG
It encodes the following:
- a CDS encoding outer membrane protein assembly factor BamE, translating into MARLSLVAAGLLAALPLTACLSPARDFHGYIADEVQPIDIKPGDDTRSTVLAQLGSPSTEGLFDTNIWFYYSDIQERFAFYRPKVVERSIIAISFSEDDAVDEVVKYSVTDGQIVSYASRETPTRGRELGFWEQIFGTVGAVRLPNTDETTPGNPTGRR
- a CDS encoding sodium-translocating pyrophosphatase, whose protein sequence is MTWYALALGAGILSVLYGWVQIQSIMKAPAGNARMLEIAAAIQEGANAYLKRQYRTIGIVGVVVAIVLVILLGWKAALGFVIGAVLSGAAGYIGMLVSVRANVRTTEASRHGLNEGLKMAFKSGAVTGMLVVGLALIGIVGYYGLLTGPLGLSLGDEDQKREIIDALVSLGFGASLISIFARLGGGIFTKGADVGGDMVGKVEAGIPEDDPRNPATIADNVGDNVGDCAGMAADLFETYAVTLVATMVLGGIYFAATPYIAEIMMLPLAIGAVCIVTSIIGSFFATLSKGSTNVMGALYKALNVTGVLSIGGLAIAIHTVLPGGLGGTLEGAGALLGLVDPATGQAADITGWHLFACGVVGLFVTLLIVVITAYYTETKYRPVRSIAKASESGHGTNVIQGLAVSLEATALPALTIIGGILLTYNLAGLYGIAIATTTMLALAGMIVALDAFGPVTDNAGGIAEMAELPSEVRTTTDALDAVGNTTKAVTKGYAIGSAGLGALVLFAAYAEDLSYFTARATEGSFFYNITVDFSIANPYVVVGLLFGGLLPFLFGGMSMMAVGRAAQAVVEEVRRQFREMPGIMKGEVKPDYGRAVDMLTQAAIKEMIIPSLLPVLSPIILFGVILVIGGPGEALASVGAMLLGVIVTGLFVAISMTSGGGAWDNAKKYIEDGHHGGKGSEAHKAAVTGDTVGDPYKDTAGPAVNPMIKITNIVALLMLAVLAGH